GCCTGGGTCGTCGGCGAAGAACTCGATCGCCTCGATGTCGCCTGCGGGCAGCCCAGGTAGGTCGAGCTCGGCGGGTACGGCGAACTCCACCCGCACGTTCGTCATCCGCCCGATCGCGATCCGCAGCACGCCCTCACGCACGGAGAAGGTGCGCTTCACGTCGTTGTGCGAGACCCTCCGCACCCGGGCAATCGCGTGCCGCGGCAGCTCGATGTCGAACCGGTGCCGGTAGCGCAGCCGCAAGACCTCGTCATCGACCTCGTGCGGGTTGCGCGAGAGCGAGACCATGTACCAGACCGCGTAGGCGATCCCGATCAGCGACATCGCCAGATGCGACCACGCAAGGATGGGCCAGCGGTGCAGCACCAGCGAGATCACGACCGCCTCGACGACCGAGACGCCCATGATTCCCCACTGCACCGGCCCTAGCTCGCGGTGATAGGTGTGTGCCGTGGCGGACCCGCTCATCGCGCTTGCCTGCCGTCTCGGACTCGCGCCAGCAGCCGGAGCACGACCTCGCGTTGCGCGGGGTCCGGGATGAAAAACGCCGAGTCCTCCCCCGGCGCCTCCGGCGGGATATCGCCAGCGAGCATCTGCAGTACGGCGGGGTGAGCCAGCAGCCGGTCGACCACCTCGTCGATCCGCTCATGGGCATCGACCACCCGCTGGCCCTCCAGGGCGGCGAACGCCCGGGCGGTCGCCAACGTGCTGCGCAGTTCGTCGGGGTCGTCGGCCACCTGCTGGTAGGCCTGCGCCATCGCCGGGCTCAGCTCGCCGGTCAGCGCCAGCACCTCGAGCATGTCTCGGTCGCTGTGCAGTACGCGCCGAGCCGGATCGTCGGCGATCTGCTCGGCCAGCCGGTCGAGCGTCTTGGCGAGCTCAGGCGGCAGTGCGGTGAGCGGGCGACCCCGCTCGGTGGCCTCGATCATCGCGCTCAGCGCGTCGTACTGCCTGGTGAGCCGGTCGCGCTCTGCCGCGACGGCCGCGGCGACCTCCTCGAGCTCGCGCTTGGTGTCGGCGTCGCCGGAGTCCAGGGTCGCGATCTGGCGCAGCGGTACGCCGGCGCGTGCCAGCCAGGTGATCCGCAGCAGCCGGGCCAGGTCGGCGAGGGTGTATTCGCGGTAGCCGTTCGCGCGCCGGGCAGGCTCGGGCAGGATGCCGATCTGGTGGTAGTGGCGCACCGCGCGGGCCGTCGTACGCCCCGCCTTGGCGAACTCGGTGATCTTCATGCCACCATCGTCAACCCTGACGCCACGTCAAGGTCAAGTCGCATCTGCGGTGGAAGCCGACACCCTGTGAGCGCCGTAGGGTGTCCGGTTCCACCGCAGGTCAGTCGACGAGGCGGGTCAGTCGACGACGGCGTCCTTGCCGACCACGACCACGCCGCTGGGCGTCACGTGGTAGCGCTCGCGGTCGCGCTGCAGATCCACGCCGAGGGTGGCGCCGTCATGGACGACGACGTTCTTGTCGAGGATCGCGCGGCGTACGACGCTGCCCTTGCCGATGCGTACGCCGTCCAGCAGCACCGAGCCGTCGACATGGGCGCCGTTCTCGATGCGCACGTCCATGCCGATCACCGACTCGCGCACGGTCGAACCGGTGATGATGGCACCGGGCGCCACCATCGACTCGCTGGCCATCCCGCCAAGCACGAACTTCGCCGGAGGCCGCTGCGCGGACGAGGTCAAGATGGGCCACTTGGTGTTGTAGAGGTTGAAGATCGGGTTGAGCGAGACCAGGTCCATGTGCGCGTCGTAGTAGGAATCCAGCGTCCCGACATCGCGCCAGTAGCCGCGGTCGCGGTCGGTCGCGCCGGGTACGACGTTGTGGGCGAAGTCGTAGACGTACGCCGTACCGTCCTGCACCATCATCGGGATGATGTTGCCGCCCATGTCGTGCACGCTGGTCTCGTCGGCAGCATCGCGCTCCAATGCCTCGACGAGGGCATCGCGGGTGAAGACGTAGTTGCCCATCGAGGCAAACGTCGAGTCCGGGTCATCGGGCAGACCCGGCGGGTCGGCCGGTTTCTCCAAGAACCCGGTGATCCGCATCCCGGTCTCGTCGGTGTCGATGACCCCGAACGCGCTCGCCTCGTGACGCGGCACCCGGATGCCGGCGACGGTGACCGAGGCACCGGACTCGACATGCTGGCGCACCATCTGCTCGGGGTCCATCCGGTAGACGTGATCGGCACCGAACACCACCACGATGTCCGGGTCTTCGTCGCGGATCAGGTTCATCGACTGATAGATGGCATCTGCGCTGCCGGTGAACCAGCGCGGGCCACGACGCTGCTGTGCCGGCACCGGCGTGACGTAGT
The nucleotide sequence above comes from Epidermidibacterium keratini. Encoded proteins:
- the glgC gene encoding glucose-1-phosphate adenylyltransferase; amino-acid sequence: MPLTADRAKPAVPFGGSYRLIDFVLSNLVNAGYHRLAVLTQYKSHSLDRHITQTWRMSTLTGNYVTPVPAQQRRGPRWFTGSADAIYQSMNLIRDEDPDIVVVFGADHVYRMDPEQMVRQHVESGASVTVAGIRVPRHEASAFGVIDTDETGMRITGFLEKPADPPGLPDDPDSTFASMGNYVFTRDALVEALERDAADETSVHDMGGNIIPMMVQDGTAYVYDFAHNVVPGATDRDRGYWRDVGTLDSYYDAHMDLVSLNPIFNLYNTKWPILTSSAQRPPAKFVLGGMASESMVAPGAIITGSTVRESVIGMDVRIENGAHVDGSVLLDGVRIGKGSVVRRAILDKNVVVHDGATLGVDLQRDRERYHVTPSGVVVVGKDAVVD
- a CDS encoding MerR family transcriptional regulator, yielding MKITEFAKAGRTTARAVRHYHQIGILPEPARRANGYREYTLADLARLLRITWLARAGVPLRQIATLDSGDADTKRELEEVAAAVAAERDRLTRQYDALSAMIEATERGRPLTALPPELAKTLDRLAEQIADDPARRVLHSDRDMLEVLALTGELSPAMAQAYQQVADDPDELRSTLATARAFAALEGQRVVDAHERIDEVVDRLLAHPAVLQMLAGDIPPEAPGEDSAFFIPDPAQREVVLRLLARVRDGRQAR